From Primulina tabacum isolate GXHZ01 chromosome 2, ASM2559414v2, whole genome shotgun sequence, one genomic window encodes:
- the LOC142537512 gene encoding uncharacterized protein LOC142537512 — protein sequence MEKHEHEHEEEHHEDRHVEIPRRIPMLEYAQPSLDGSITTWEDMANAFIIKYFPPSKTMKLRADITTFAQFEQESLYEAWERFKDLLRRCPHHELPLGLVVQTFYYGLLTPNRTMIDVAACRNLFRKTAEEGYEKLDGLNMGGTAMHLQEILCNKCGGEHFVKYCQDGNPFYVQEEAPVNQVGVQNRPRNDPYSNTYNPGWRQHRNFSWGVQNSQNRPQGGQPYGKQPMYRYDPPKEEKFNLEQMMSKFISATEDRLQNQDASIKGLESQIGQLAKMIATLCDLGASINLMPLSVFRKLGLGESKPTRMSFQLADRSVKYQRGVIEDVLVKVDKFIFPAVFVVLDMEEDMEMPLILVRPFLATDKALIDVQEGNLRLRDSMKDPLEATLTTELKVDDLDEEKAKIV from the exons ATGGAGAAGCACGAGCACGAGCATgaggaggaacaccatgaagataGACATGTTGAGATACCACGCCGCATTCCGATGCTAGAGTATGCCCAGCCTTCTTTGGATG gttcgATCACCACATGGGAGGACATGGCGAATGCATTTATcattaaatactttcctccatctaagaccatgaaATTGCGGGCAGATATCACCACATTTGCTCAATTTGAGCAAGAgtctttatatgaggcatgggagcgtTTCAAAGATCTATTACGAAGATGCCCTCATCACGAACTGCCACTTGGGTTAGTCGTTCAAACCTTTTATTATGGCTTACTCACtcctaatcgtactatgatagatgttgCTGCTTGTCGGAACCTATTTAGAAAAACTGCTGAGGAAGGATAcga GAAATTGGACGGCTTGAATATGGGTGGCACGGCTATGCATCTTCAAGAGATATTATGTAATAAGTGTGGAGGTGAACACTTTGTAAAGTACTGTCAAGATGGCAATCCCTTCTATGTGCAAGAAGAGGCACcagtgaatcaagtgggagtccaaaACCGCCCAAGAAATGATCCGTATTCGAacacatataatcctggatggaggcaacatcgcaacttctcatggggtgttCAAAACAGTCAGAATCGACCACAAGGAGGACAACCATATGGGAAACAACCGATGTACAGATATGACCCTCCTAAAGAAGAAAAGTTCAATTtggagcagatgatgtctaagttcatcTCAGCCACCGAGGATAGACTCCAAAACcaagatgcatcgataaaggggcTAGAGAGTCAAATTGGACAGTTAGCTaagatgatagcaa ctttgtgtgatcttggtgcgagtaTCAATCTTATGCCTCTATCTGTATTCAGGAAACTCGGATTAGGAGAGTCTAAGCCAACCAGGATGTCCTTCCAACTGGCAGACAGATCTGTCAAATACCAGCGAGGAGTCATAGAGGACGTCCTGGTAAAGGTGGACAAATTTATATTTCCTGCAGTTTTCGTGGTGCTCGACATGGAGGAGGACATGGAGATGCCCTTGATTTTGGTGAGACCATTCCTTGCGACTGACAAGGCTCTGATTGATGTTCAAGAAGGGAACTTGAGATTGAGA GATTCTATGAAGGACCCATTGGAAGCCACCCTCACAACTGAATTGAAGGTGGATGACTTGGACGAAGAGAAAGCTAAAATAGTGTAA